A stretch of the Ostrea edulis chromosome 9, xbOstEdul1.1, whole genome shotgun sequence genome encodes the following:
- the LOC125658359 gene encoding uncharacterized protein LOC125658359, translated as MTIYHDSMFHGEPKRENTAPGTRIVHQPVLDGRMRNRHSSNLEHRQRLHSDNEVSQLETSHNFLLPLSKRDFYTRKDTARKNLLGYLYTRQPVLHRSYSFIAGEKPINEPGLPKIASFSREKTNLDVSKSKTRSNEMTQHEMNVRQAKAGKVREFLKSGSTRSVTSVRKDDASPQRSRTNSNKMTLPDINEDLNNNEKYVDDAYSDNESWDKPRGGDKLLSFVPSRFVGHEFKVFSSKHRPITPNLLKKLDKLKLPNRTRTQEWVKMLPSDTRAHIGESRINAQYVPEDLNE; from the coding sequence ATGACCATTTACCACGACTCCATGTTTCACGGAGAACCAAAGCGGGAGAACACAGCGCCTGGAACAAGAATCGTTCACCAGCCCGTTCTTGATGGTCGAATGCGAAATCGTCACTCCAGTAATCTCGAACACAGGCAACGTCTGCATTCTGATAATGAAGTCTCCCAGCTTGAAACGTCTCATAACTTTCTACTGCCGCTCAGTAAACGAGATTTCTACACGAGAAAGGACACGGCTCGTAAGAATCTATTAGGGTATCTTTACACACGTCAACCTGTACTTCATAGAAGTTACTCCTTCATAGCTGGCGAGAAACCCATTAACGAACCAGGTCTTCCTAAAATCGCGTCTTTTTCTCGCGAAAAGACAAATTTGGATGTGAGTAAATCCAAAACTCGAAGCAATGAAATGACTCAGCATGAAATGAACGTTCGTCAAGCGAAAGCTGGGAAAGTTcgtgaatttttaaaatcaggAAGTACGAGATCAGTCACTAGTGTAAGGAAGGATGACGCGAGTCCCCAAAGATCACGGACTAACAGCAACAAGATGACTTTACCGGATATCAATGAGGATTTGAACaacaatgaaaaatatgtgGATGACGCGTACTCAGATAATGAATCGTGGGACAAACCCCGAGGAGGGGACAAACTGCTTTCTTTTGTGCCATCTAGGTTCGTTGGTCACGAATTCAAAGTATTCTCCTCAAAGCATAGACCCATAACGCCAAACTTATTGAAAAAGTTAGATAAATTAAAGCTTCCTAATCGAACACGAACGCAGGAATGGGTCAAAATGCTACCTTCAGATACTAGAGCCCACATAGGGGAATCCCGTATTAATGCGCAGTATGTCCCAGAAGATCTAAATGAATAA